One segment of Candidatus Hydrogenedens sp. DNA contains the following:
- a CDS encoding carboxypeptidase-like regulatory domain-containing protein codes for MSKIQGNGKFYFQKACVILLMVSAVVFTLAMRAEAVNSVRGQVVNAVSGKPIAGVTVEISIADVKQSTEPVLTDENGRFEFPDLGDLQPP; via the coding sequence ATGAGTAAGATTCAGGGAAATGGAAAATTTTATTTTCAAAAAGCATGTGTAATACTGCTGATGGTAAGTGCGGTAGTATTTACCCTTGCAATGCGGGCAGAAGCGGTGAATTCTGTTCGTGGTCAGGTAGTGAATGCTGTTAGTGGCAAACCTATTGCAGGAGTGACAGTAGAGATTAGTATTGCAGATGTGAAACAAAGTACAGAACCAGTACTGACAGATGAAAATGGGCGGTTTGAGTTTCCAGATTTAGGAGATTTGCAACCGCC